One window of the Pradoshia eiseniae genome contains the following:
- a CDS encoding DUF1648 domain-containing protein: MSSSWERPKLKIEKTKSEKIGDVIGYTVYFGSIALMIFMWNSLPDKVPAHYNALGEVDRWGSKTELLILPVIGALVGGLMQVIERFPHIHNYPERLNKENAREFYLASRKLTNQLKNIIFIIFALISFESIAVALDWGSPFGKWFLPILIVSVTIPIIYGFIKQRKIL, from the coding sequence ATCTCGAGTTCATGGGAGAGACCTAAATTAAAAATTGAAAAAACAAAGAGTGAAAAGATAGGGGATGTAATTGGATACACAGTTTATTTTGGCTCTATAGCCCTTATGATTTTCATGTGGAATTCGCTGCCGGATAAGGTTCCAGCGCATTACAATGCTTTGGGTGAGGTGGATCGCTGGGGCTCAAAGACAGAGCTGCTTATTTTGCCGGTTATTGGCGCCTTGGTAGGAGGGTTAATGCAAGTCATTGAAAGGTTTCCCCATATACATAATTATCCTGAGCGCTTGAATAAAGAGAATGCCAGAGAGTTTTATTTGGCCAGCAGAAAGCTGACGAATCAACTAAAAAATATTATTTTCATTATCTTTGCTTTGATTTCTTTTGAATCGATTGCGGTTGCACTTGATTGGGGGAGCCCGTTTGGGAAATGGTTTCTGCCTATCCTGATAGTGAGTGTGACAATCCCAATCATATACGGGTTTATCAAACAACGGAAAATACTATAG